A genomic window from Sulfurimonas paralvinellae includes:
- a CDS encoding phosphoribosyltransferase, translating to MKQYYSYENFKSDTNRLINNVADFEAEAILSIARGGFTLSHAMAEGLNIRDVQSIRTELYDNECKREELTLFGTCHFNVKRVLVVDDIADSGETLRFIMEYLHKNFSGIEFKSATLFYKKTSCYKPDYWINEANAWIEFFWEKDFICERDDAS from the coding sequence TTGAAACAGTACTACTCATATGAAAATTTTAAAAGTGATACAAACAGGTTAATCAACAATGTTGCAGATTTTGAGGCAGAAGCGATACTCTCTATAGCAAGAGGCGGTTTCACACTCTCTCATGCAATGGCAGAGGGGCTGAATATTCGTGATGTGCAGAGCATACGCACAGAGTTGTATGACAATGAATGCAAACGTGAAGAGTTGACTCTTTTTGGCACATGCCATTTCAATGTAAAACGGGTTCTGGTTGTTGATGACATCGCCGACAGTGGTGAAACACTGCGATTTATCATGGAATATCTTCACAAGAACTTTTCAGGTATAGAGTTCAAATCTGCTACGCTTTTTTATAAAAAAACATCCTGTTATAAACCTGATTATTGGATAAATGAGGCAAATGCCTGGATAGAGTTCTTCTGGGAAAAGGATTTTATTTGTGAAAGGGATGACGCTTCGTAA